A single genomic interval of Deinococcus arcticus harbors:
- a CDS encoding M20/M25/M40 family metallo-hydrolase yields MTSVAQADLQPQIEQGLRDLAALVALPSVSAQGRHLPETAAAVTALLEAEGFTVQAYSGQVAPVLVAEAGEGPFTLLIYNHYDVQPEDPLDLWATPPFKLTERDGRLYGRGASDDKGELISRLAGLRALKAARGGVLPLKVKWLIEGEEEVGSPSLDAFLAAHAAELKADGVWWEFGSITPEGRPVLYAGLKGIVCVELRCAVAAGDLHSSNGAVVDNPLWRLAAAAASLRDADGTVLIPGFHDDVRPPSEADLAAIARLPGTGEALRDTYAVTRPLGEGSEYHTRLNLKPVVNVNGFHGGYGGEGSKTVLPAAGTVKLDFRLVPDQHPDRVVELLRAHLNAQGFADIEIVELESHQHPARSDLAHPFVQTAVRVAQAVHGFEPILNPSSGGSGPMHPFMAHVGAPVIALGIGNVGGRVHAPNENILRRDFENGVRFAAAFLEALAEGPA; encoded by the coding sequence ATGACCTCAGTTGCGCAGGCCGACCTTCAGCCGCAGATCGAGCAGGGGCTCCGCGACCTGGCCGCGCTGGTGGCGCTGCCCAGCGTGTCGGCGCAGGGCCGTCATCTGCCTGAAACGGCGGCGGCCGTGACCGCCCTGCTGGAGGCCGAAGGCTTTACCGTGCAGGCCTACTCCGGGCAGGTGGCCCCGGTGCTGGTGGCCGAGGCGGGCGAGGGCCCCTTTACCCTGCTGATCTACAACCACTACGACGTGCAGCCCGAGGACCCGCTGGACTTGTGGGCCACCCCGCCTTTCAAGCTGACGGAGCGGGACGGACGCCTGTATGGGCGCGGCGCCAGCGATGACAAGGGCGAACTGATTTCCCGGCTGGCGGGCCTGCGGGCCCTGAAAGCGGCGCGCGGCGGCGTGTTGCCCCTGAAGGTCAAGTGGCTGATTGAGGGCGAGGAGGAGGTGGGCAGCCCCAGCCTGGACGCCTTTCTGGCCGCGCACGCCGCCGAACTAAAGGCCGACGGCGTGTGGTGGGAATTCGGCTCCATTACGCCCGAAGGGCGCCCGGTGCTGTATGCGGGCCTGAAGGGCATCGTCTGCGTGGAGCTGCGCTGCGCGGTGGCGGCGGGTGACCTGCACAGCAGCAACGGCGCGGTCGTGGACAACCCGCTGTGGCGGCTGGCGGCGGCCGCAGCTTCCCTGCGCGATGCCGATGGCACCGTGCTGATTCCCGGCTTTCACGACGACGTGCGCCCCCCCAGCGAAGCCGATCTGGCCGCCATCGCCCGCCTGCCGGGCACCGGCGAGGCCCTGCGCGACACCTACGCGGTCACCCGCCCCCTGGGCGAGGGAAGCGAGTACCACACCCGGCTGAACCTGAAACCAGTTGTGAACGTGAACGGCTTTCACGGTGGCTACGGCGGCGAGGGCAGCAAGACAGTGCTGCCAGCGGCCGGCACGGTGAAGCTGGACTTCCGGCTGGTGCCCGACCAGCACCCGGACCGGGTGGTGGAACTGCTGCGGGCCCACCTGAACGCACAGGGCTTTGCAGATATCGAGATTGTCGAGCTGGAAAGCCACCAGCACCCGGCGCGCAGCGATCTGGCCCACCCCTTCGTACAAACGGCGGTGCGGGTGGCGCAGGCCGTACACGGATTTGAGCCCATCCTGAACCCCAGCAGCGGGGGCAGCGGGCCCATGCACCCGTTCATGGCGCATGTGGGGGCGCCGGTGATTGCCCTGGGGATTGGCAATGTGGGCGGCCGGGTTCACGCGCCGAACGAGAACATCCTGCGGCGGGATTTCGAGAATGGGGTCCGGTTTGCGGCGGCGTTTCTGGAGGCGTTGGCGGAGGGGCCGGCGTAG
- a CDS encoding M24 family metallopeptidase, whose protein sequence is MTSPITRMQRALSATDLDGWLVYDFQGLNPHARRVLGLPESAFLTRRFFVWVPRQGPATVLHNHIEGGTWSEITRHWGAELRPFGSHAELDAALRGVAEGRAVAMEYSPNGAVPYVGRVDAGTVERVRAAGARAIHTSADLLQSFLAWSEDDLAAHERAVAVLMQAKDDAFRLIHERLRAGQSVTELDAQAVIMRQIEAAGMGAGHPVNVSFGVNAADSHYEPSPERHATLQAGECVLIDLWAQEPGRPFADVTWVGFAGQPGPEYLDAWAAVSRARDAALGRLQQGHAEQGWGALQGWMLDRAARDAMGTGWEKHFLHRTGHDLGVQIHGAGANLDDYETRDTRTLTPGLAVTIEPGTYPAQKGFGIRSEINVYLAPQGPRVTTHTQRAPFVLGQGDWARVRAAAYGEA, encoded by the coding sequence ATGACCTCGCCCATCACGCGGATGCAACGAGCCCTGAGCGCCACCGACTTAGACGGCTGGCTGGTGTACGACTTCCAGGGCCTGAACCCCCACGCCCGCCGGGTGCTGGGCCTGCCGGAGAGCGCCTTTCTGACCCGGCGCTTTTTCGTGTGGGTGCCCCGCCAGGGCCCGGCCACAGTGCTGCACAACCACATTGAGGGCGGCACCTGGAGCGAGATCACCCGGCACTGGGGCGCCGAACTGCGGCCCTTTGGCTCGCACGCCGAGCTGGACGCGGCGCTGCGTGGAGTGGCAGAAGGCCGCGCCGTGGCCATGGAGTACAGCCCGAACGGCGCCGTGCCCTACGTGGGCCGCGTGGACGCCGGAACCGTGGAGCGGGTGCGGGCGGCCGGCGCGCGTGCCATTCACACCAGCGCCGACCTGCTGCAGTCCTTCCTGGCCTGGAGCGAGGATGATCTGGCTGCCCACGAGCGCGCCGTGGCCGTGCTGATGCAGGCCAAGGACGACGCCTTTCGCCTGATTCACGAGCGCCTGCGCGCCGGGCAGTCCGTGACCGAACTGGACGCCCAGGCCGTGATCATGCGCCAGATTGAGGCAGCGGGCATGGGGGCCGGGCACCCGGTCAACGTCTCGTTCGGCGTGAACGCGGCCGACAGCCACTACGAACCCAGCCCCGAGCGCCACGCGACGCTGCAGGCGGGCGAATGCGTGCTGATTGACCTGTGGGCCCAGGAACCGGGCCGCCCCTTTGCCGACGTGACCTGGGTGGGCTTTGCCGGGCAGCCCGGCCCCGAGTACCTGGATGCCTGGGCCGCCGTGAGCCGCGCCCGTGACGCCGCACTGGGCCGCCTGCAGCAGGGCCACGCCGAGCAGGGCTGGGGCGCGCTGCAGGGCTGGATGCTGGACCGCGCCGCCCGTGACGCCATGGGCACTGGGTGGGAAAAGCACTTCCTGCACCGCACCGGCCACGACCTGGGCGTGCAGATTCACGGCGCGGGCGCCAACCTGGACGATTACGAAACCCGCGACACCCGCACCCTGACCCCGGGCCTGGCCGTGACCATTGAACCCGGCACCTACCCAGCCCAGAAGGGCTTCGGCATTCGCAGTGAAATCAACGTGTATCTGGCCCCCCAGGGCCCGCGCGTGACCACCCACACGCAGCGCGCGCCCTTTGTATTGGGCCAGGGAGACTGGGCCCGGGTGCGCGCCGCTGCCTACGGCGAAGCCTGA
- a CDS encoding DUF4153 domain-containing protein, whose amino-acid sequence MTPAQTSSADAASPPPPPGPLAPADWDAAPARPRPALAARPLLLALGLGLAAHLLTWRAGALGLNLALWLVLVLGASAWGVARQGQHPSRAGVALLGVAGLFGLSFVLWDVPPEVAALNGVALLVSLILGAAFVRFPGLGRAAPGGLLGALVTGGLRFVYGPLVLLERFPWARLRPTGDRGQHLGRVGVGLALAAPLLLVFGALLASADARFAQALSGLWRPAQELDTLLASGLTLALWCAFAGGLTYPALMALRPTFFAPRNAAGRLGLVEVGVPLGGGLPEGQTYAGYIRRGYTELMAVAFLTLSVLLGAHGLSTPGTRRRVPLRALNAAVLLPLLVILASAAQRWGLYTQAYGLSPIRVLGAAFLVWVTVTLGWLALCLWRDRPERFAFPALLLGLATLLGTTALNPGALIATHNLHRQTAAVTNDLRRTPQRVGVWDLLNLGAGAVPAIVANLDVLAPPCGPTANCVTPQTIIDDLHERYGAPRDPRAWNLAYARAHAAVQTLPPRSSISW is encoded by the coding sequence ATGACCCCAGCCCAGACGAGTTCGGCAGACGCTGCCAGCCCACCGCCGCCGCCTGGCCCGCTGGCGCCGGCCGATTGGGACGCCGCGCCCGCGCGCCCCCGGCCTGCCCTGGCTGCCCGGCCCCTGCTGCTGGCGCTGGGTCTGGGGCTGGCCGCCCACCTGCTGACGTGGCGCGCCGGCGCCCTGGGGCTGAATCTGGCGCTGTGGCTGGTGCTGGTTCTGGGGGCCAGTGCGTGGGGCGTGGCGCGCCAGGGCCAGCACCCCAGCCGCGCAGGCGTGGCCCTGCTGGGCGTGGCCGGGCTGTTTGGCCTGAGCTTCGTGCTGTGGGACGTGCCTCCGGAAGTGGCTGCCCTGAACGGCGTGGCCCTGCTGGTCAGCCTGATCCTGGGGGCAGCCTTTGTGCGCTTTCCCGGGTTGGGCCGGGCGGCGCCGGGCGGCCTGCTGGGCGCGCTGGTGACGGGCGGCCTGCGCTTCGTGTATGGCCCGCTGGTGCTGCTGGAGCGCTTTCCCTGGGCACGGCTGCGCCCCACCGGAGACCGGGGACAGCATCTGGGGCGCGTGGGAGTGGGGCTGGCCCTGGCCGCGCCGCTGCTGCTGGTCTTTGGCGCGCTGCTGGCCAGCGCCGACGCCCGCTTTGCCCAGGCCCTGAGCGGCCTGTGGCGGCCGGCCCAGGAACTGGACACCCTGCTGGCCTCGGGCCTGACCCTGGCCCTGTGGTGCGCCTTTGCGGGCGGCCTGACCTACCCGGCCCTGATGGCGCTGCGCCCCACCTTCTTTGCGCCGCGCAACGCGGCCGGGCGCCTGGGGCTGGTGGAGGTGGGGGTGCCGCTGGGCGGGGGCCTGCCCGAGGGCCAGACCTACGCGGGGTACATCCGCCGGGGCTATACCGAACTGATGGCCGTGGCGTTCCTGACCCTGAGCGTGCTGCTGGGCGCGCACGGCCTGAGCACCCCGGGCACGCGGCGCCGCGTGCCCCTGCGTGCGCTGAACGCCGCCGTGCTGCTGCCGCTGCTGGTGATTCTGGCCAGCGCCGCGCAGCGCTGGGGCCTGTACACCCAGGCGTATGGCCTGAGCCCCATCCGGGTGCTGGGCGCCGCCTTTCTGGTATGGGTGACGGTCACGCTGGGCTGGCTGGCCCTGTGCCTGTGGCGTGACCGCCCCGAGCGCTTCGCCTTTCCGGCGCTGCTGCTGGGCCTGGCCACCCTGCTGGGCACCACGGCCCTGAACCCCGGCGCCCTGATTGCCACCCACAACCTGCACCGCCAGACGGCCGCCGTGACCAACGACCTGCGCCGCACGCCCCAGCGGGTGGGGGTCTGGGACCTGCTGAATCTGGGGGCCGGGGCGGTGCCGGCCATCGTGGCCAACCTGGACGTTCTGGCGCCGCCCTGCGGCCCCACCGCCAACTGCGTGACGCCGCAGACCATCATTGACGACCTGCACGAGCGCTACGGCGCCCCGCGCGATCCCCGGGCCTGGAACCTTGCCTATGCCCGCGCCCACGCGGCGGTGCAGACCCTGCCGCCCCGCAGTTCAATAAGCTGGTAA
- a CDS encoding glycosyl hydrolase: protein MSTVRARSTLLLGLSLALSACGTVTPQTSQDRPGLQAQDYSTSPPPGTKGGPTNTSGTLLTPAWTANAAARGKAPTNEFWSSILFKRNAGNAYSENMFAHPLAMHARAGGLELSYPNRSQIVGAPGLEKYEYPYTPDLTLGVAGLNSPDTKTDDWGDWTTTAYWSDGARTLRATFGHGLPFVYATKTGGDAQVTFIATPTVWSNQGNVLGITVNGRHYGIFAPSGSSWSVNNTVATSTLAGKDYYSIAALPDNTVATLNDFKTYAYNFVTGSTVSWNYNAATATLNSTYAVNTVAKEGSASGTVMALYRHQWLNSGSVNTGYTYVSPRGEMRVVRGAGSFTTSQKFQGVLPYLPDNGAANTLSKTQLAAYVNEANTSATLNPTGDSYWVGKGLGKLAELVPLAEQVGNGAAQTAFLDAIQRVLQDWLDGQGSNLFYYNAAWGTLIGYPQGYGSEEELNDHHFHWGYFIKAAALLTQYRPSWPGGTTPQGRTWGASINDLIMDAANWTTNTSQFPRLRNFDPYAGHSWAAGHSGFAAGNNQESSSEDMNFSSALVNWGSVTGNTAIRDLGIYLYTTETTAIEQYWFNQGGGVFPAGYNKPAVGMVWGDGGAYSTWFSAEREAIQGINFLPITAGSLYLGRNPGYLKTNYDFLGREPTMWRDIFWQVYSMYDAAGALNKFGSGNYTPEEGETKAHTYQFLHSLNAMGQVDTTVTANTPHYAVFKKGNTRTYAAYNPGSSAVTVSFSDGATLNVPARQVVSSRGGVTQPPVCQTDTVAPGIPGGLTSPGKTSDSVSLSWTAASDNCGVASYEVYQNGALKATVTGTGATVGGLSANTAYTFRVRAKDSAGNLGAFTGDLSVTTNPASTGTANLPGTVTTSGGAVANGTSKSFPVNVTSAGTYRLSVQSASGQNSRTINVAFNGTNYDLAVDAGQTVIADFPNVGTGAKTIVITAKSDGVVIGSVSGSNLSGGGSNACDTDSTAPSVPAGFTSPGKTSSSVTLSWSASSDNCGVSKYEIYTNGALSGSVTGTGATITGLAGGTTYAFKVRAVDARNNASAFTGDLNVITNAASIAVPGVVTTSVGAIANGAGKTYDLRLDATRNLRFLITNASSAASSAFTVNFNGRSVPLSIGAGQTIPVDFAGVAAGTRPLTITANSAGVSLGKLEAVAY, encoded by the coding sequence ATGTCCACCGTTCGCGCCCGTTCCACCCTTCTGCTGGGCCTGAGTCTGGCCCTCTCTGCCTGCGGCACCGTCACGCCACAAACCAGTCAGGACCGCCCCGGCCTGCAGGCGCAGGATTACAGCACCAGCCCCCCGCCCGGAACCAAGGGGGGCCCCACGAACACCTCCGGCACCCTGCTGACGCCGGCCTGGACAGCCAACGCGGCGGCCAGGGGCAAGGCGCCCACGAACGAGTTCTGGTCGTCCATCCTGTTCAAGCGCAACGCGGGCAATGCCTACTCCGAGAACATGTTCGCCCACCCGCTGGCCATGCACGCCCGCGCCGGCGGCCTGGAACTCAGCTACCCCAACCGCTCGCAGATCGTGGGGGCCCCGGGGCTGGAAAAATACGAGTACCCCTACACCCCGGACCTGACCCTGGGCGTGGCGGGCCTGAACTCGCCCGACACCAAGACCGACGACTGGGGCGACTGGACCACCACCGCGTACTGGAGTGACGGCGCCCGCACCCTGCGCGCCACTTTCGGGCACGGTCTGCCCTTTGTGTATGCCACAAAGACAGGCGGTGACGCCCAGGTCACCTTTATTGCCACGCCCACGGTCTGGTCGAACCAGGGCAATGTCCTGGGCATCACGGTGAATGGGCGCCATTACGGCATCTTTGCGCCGAGCGGGTCAAGTTGGAGCGTGAACAATACGGTGGCCACCTCCACGCTGGCGGGCAAGGACTACTACTCCATTGCCGCGCTGCCCGACAACACGGTGGCCACGCTGAACGACTTCAAAACCTACGCCTATAACTTCGTGACGGGCAGCACCGTCAGCTGGAACTACAACGCCGCCACCGCCACCCTGAACAGCACCTACGCGGTGAACACCGTGGCCAAAGAAGGCAGCGCCAGCGGCACCGTCATGGCGCTGTACCGCCACCAGTGGCTGAATTCCGGCAGCGTGAACACGGGCTACACCTACGTGTCCCCGCGCGGCGAGATGCGGGTGGTGCGCGGCGCGGGCAGCTTCACCACCAGCCAGAAGTTTCAGGGCGTGCTGCCCTACCTGCCGGACAACGGCGCGGCCAACACCCTGAGTAAGACCCAGCTGGCCGCCTACGTGAACGAGGCCAACACCAGCGCCACCCTGAACCCCACGGGCGATTCGTACTGGGTGGGCAAGGGTCTGGGCAAGCTGGCCGAACTGGTACCGCTGGCCGAGCAGGTGGGCAACGGGGCCGCGCAGACCGCCTTTCTGGATGCCATTCAGCGGGTGCTGCAGGACTGGCTGGACGGTCAGGGGAGCAACCTCTTTTACTACAACGCGGCGTGGGGCACCCTGATCGGCTACCCGCAGGGCTACGGCAGCGAGGAGGAGCTGAACGACCACCACTTTCACTGGGGCTATTTCATCAAGGCCGCCGCGCTGCTCACGCAATACCGCCCGAGCTGGCCGGGCGGCACCACCCCACAGGGCCGCACCTGGGGCGCGAGCATCAACGACCTGATCATGGACGCCGCCAACTGGACCACGAACACGAGTCAGTTTCCCCGCCTGCGCAACTTTGACCCCTACGCGGGGCACTCGTGGGCCGCCGGGCACTCGGGCTTTGCGGCCGGGAACAACCAGGAATCCAGCAGCGAGGACATGAACTTTTCCTCGGCGCTGGTGAACTGGGGTTCGGTAACGGGTAACACGGCCATCCGCGACCTGGGCATCTACCTGTACACCACGGAAACCACCGCCATTGAGCAGTACTGGTTTAACCAGGGGGGCGGGGTCTTTCCAGCGGGGTACAACAAACCGGCGGTGGGCATGGTCTGGGGGGACGGCGGCGCCTATTCCACGTGGTTCAGTGCAGAACGTGAAGCGATTCAGGGCATCAACTTCCTGCCCATCACGGCGGGCAGCCTGTACCTGGGCCGCAATCCCGGCTACCTGAAGACGAACTATGATTTCCTGGGCCGCGAACCCACCATGTGGCGCGACATCTTCTGGCAGGTCTACAGCATGTACGACGCGGCCGGGGCGCTGAACAAGTTTGGCAGCGGCAACTACACCCCGGAAGAGGGCGAGACCAAGGCCCACACCTACCAGTTCCTGCACAGCCTGAACGCCATGGGACAGGTGGACACGACCGTGACCGCCAACACCCCCCACTACGCGGTGTTCAAGAAAGGAAATACCCGCACCTACGCGGCCTACAACCCGGGCAGCAGCGCCGTCACCGTGTCGTTCTCGGACGGGGCCACGCTGAACGTGCCCGCGCGGCAGGTGGTGTCCTCGCGCGGCGGGGTCACCCAGCCCCCGGTGTGCCAGACCGATACGGTGGCCCCGGGCATCCCCGGCGGCCTGACCTCGCCGGGCAAGACCAGCGACAGCGTGAGCCTGTCGTGGACCGCCGCCAGCGACAACTGCGGCGTGGCGAGCTACGAGGTTTACCAGAACGGCGCGCTGAAGGCCACGGTCACGGGCACAGGCGCCACAGTGGGCGGCCTGAGCGCGAACACCGCCTACACCTTCCGGGTGCGGGCCAAGGACAGCGCGGGCAACCTGGGCGCTTTCACGGGTGACCTGAGCGTGACCACCAACCCGGCGAGCACCGGCACGGCCAACCTGCCCGGCACTGTGACCACCAGCGGCGGCGCGGTGGCCAACGGCACCAGTAAGAGTTTCCCCGTGAACGTCACCTCGGCGGGCACCTACCGCCTGTCGGTGCAAAGCGCGTCGGGGCAGAACAGCCGCACCATCAACGTGGCGTTTAACGGCACCAACTACGACCTCGCCGTGGACGCCGGGCAGACCGTGATTGCCGACTTCCCGAATGTGGGCACCGGGGCCAAGACCATCGTGATTACGGCCAAGAGTGACGGCGTGGTCATCGGCAGCGTCAGTGGCAGCAATCTCAGTGGCGGGGGCAGCAACGCGTGCGACACCGACAGCACGGCGCCCAGCGTGCCGGCAGGCTTCACCTCGCCGGGCAAGACGAGCAGCAGCGTCACCCTGAGCTGGAGCGCCAGCAGCGACAACTGCGGCGTCAGCAAGTACGAGATCTACACCAACGGGGCGCTGAGCGGCAGCGTAACGGGCACGGGCGCCACCATCACCGGCCTGGCGGGAGGCACCACCTACGCCTTCAAGGTGCGCGCCGTGGACGCCCGCAACAACGCCTCGGCCTTTACAGGCGACCTGAACGTCATCACCAACGCCGCGTCCATCGCCGTGCCGGGCGTGGTGACGACCAGCGTGGGCGCCATTGCCAACGGCGCCGGCAAGACCTACGACCTGCGCCTTGATGCCACCCGCAATCTGCGCTTCCTGATCACGAATGCCAGCAGCGCGGCCAGCTCAGCTTTCACCGTCAACTTCAACGGGCGGAGCGTCCCGCTGTCCATTGGCGCCGGGCAGACCATTCCGGTGGACTTTGCGGGTGTGGCAGCAGGCACCCGGCCGCTGACCATCACCGCCAATTCAGCGGGGGTCAGCCTGGGCAAGCTGGAGGCTGTGGCGTACTGA
- a CDS encoding SDR family oxidoreductase, with translation MANLGSSTIMLTGAGGALATAIAQELDDAGAQMVLVGRGEALARAADRFPATEVLDLDLTQEGSIDTLRKVKVDILIHTVGAFTLQDAHKATTQDLRAMFDTNMTTLFHAVQGVLPHMMKQKDGLIMGVSAGQAARLSGPRAALYTASKAAVSAYVLSLHDELKAKGVRGMVLYPMGAIDTPANRDAGLGWDTMIDPRGLAKSVAHALTRPDRAHITEIKVYPDV, from the coding sequence ATGGCGAACCTCGGCTCCTCTACGATCATGCTGACGGGCGCGGGCGGCGCCCTGGCCACCGCCATTGCCCAGGAACTCGACGACGCCGGCGCGCAGATGGTGCTGGTGGGGCGCGGCGAGGCCCTGGCACGCGCCGCCGACCGCTTTCCTGCCACCGAAGTGCTGGACCTGGACCTGACACAGGAAGGCAGCATTGACACCCTGCGCAAGGTCAAGGTGGACATCCTGATTCATACGGTGGGGGCCTTCACCCTGCAAGACGCCCACAAAGCCACCACCCAGGACCTGCGCGCAATGTTCGACACGAACATGACCACCCTGTTTCACGCGGTGCAGGGCGTGCTGCCGCACATGATGAAGCAGAAAGACGGCCTGATCATGGGCGTCAGCGCGGGGCAGGCCGCCCGCCTCAGTGGCCCCAGAGCGGCGCTGTACACCGCCAGCAAGGCAGCGGTCTCGGCCTACGTCCTGAGCCTGCACGACGAACTCAAGGCCAAGGGCGTGCGCGGCATGGTGCTGTACCCCATGGGCGCCATTGACACGCCGGCCAACCGCGACGCGGGCCTGGGCTGGGACACCATGATTGACCCCCGTGGGCTGGCCAAGAGCGTGGCCCACGCCCTGACCCGCCCCGACCGGGCGCACATTACGGAGATCAAGGTGTATCCGGATGTGTGA
- the galE gene encoding UDP-glucose 4-epimerase GalE: protein MKLMVVGGAGYIGSHTVRQLRRAGHDVTVFDNLSSGHAAALPEEVVLVQGDLLDQETVKAALIAHQPDAVIHFAALIEVGESMRAPGRYYRNNVVGSLNLLQSIAETRKIPLVFSSTAAVYGTTDAVPIPEDAPLQPESVYGETKLMTERMIHAFHTAHGLPYVVLRYFNVCGAAPEGDIGEAHASKSHLIEMAALTALGQREKMLIFGDDYPTPDGSCIRDYVHVQDLADAHVLAVEALVRGERTAATYNVGLGHGFSVKEVLDAFDAVAGTPLPRELAPRRAGDPPRLVADAARIRQELGFAPQFTDLHEIVQTAWNWHKKHPHDFRQ, encoded by the coding sequence ATGAAACTCATGGTGGTGGGGGGCGCAGGGTACATCGGGTCCCATACGGTGCGGCAGCTGCGGCGGGCGGGGCATGACGTCACGGTGTTCGACAACCTCAGCAGCGGCCACGCGGCGGCCCTGCCGGAAGAGGTGGTGCTGGTGCAGGGTGACCTGCTGGACCAGGAAACGGTCAAGGCCGCCCTGATCGCCCACCAGCCCGACGCCGTGATTCACTTCGCCGCGCTGATTGAGGTGGGCGAGAGCATGCGCGCCCCGGGCCGCTACTACCGCAACAACGTGGTAGGTAGCCTGAACCTGCTGCAGAGCATCGCAGAGACGCGCAAGATTCCGCTGGTCTTTTCCTCCACGGCGGCCGTGTACGGCACCACCGACGCCGTGCCGATTCCCGAGGACGCCCCCCTGCAGCCCGAGAGCGTGTACGGCGAGACCAAGCTGATGACCGAGCGCATGATTCACGCGTTCCATACAGCGCACGGCCTGCCTTATGTGGTGCTGCGGTACTTCAACGTGTGCGGCGCCGCCCCCGAGGGCGACATTGGCGAGGCGCACGCCAGCAAATCCCATCTCATCGAGATGGCGGCCCTGACCGCCCTGGGGCAGCGCGAGAAGATGTTGATTTTCGGGGATGACTACCCCACGCCCGACGGAAGCTGCATCCGGGACTACGTGCATGTGCAGGATCTGGCAGACGCCCATGTGCTGGCGGTGGAAGCCCTGGTGCGGGGTGAGAGGACAGCCGCCACCTACAACGTGGGCCTGGGCCACGGCTTCAGTGTCAAGGAGGTGCTGGACGCCTTTGACGCGGTGGCCGGCACGCCGCTGCCGCGCGAACTGGCGCCGCGCCGCGCCGGAGACCCGCCCCGCCTGGTGGCCGACGCGGCGCGCATTCGCCAGGAGCTGGGCTTCGCGCCACAGTTCACCGACCTGCACGAGATCGTGCAGACGGCCTGGAACTGGCATAAGAAACATCCGCACGATTTCCGGCAGTAA
- a CDS encoding LacI family DNA-binding transcriptional regulator, which translates to MRSVTIKDIARAADVSISTVSRTLNGSSAVAEAKRARVLAAAAQLGYEPNVAAQGLVRGRSMTIGVLTQDIASPFYNEVARGIDVGFAGSGYQPIFVNGHWQIQDESAAITALTRRQVDGLIILGGRLGDGQLRDLHARFPLVLVGRRVAGLEAACLSVDNVQGAFLATSHLIQLGHRRIGHITGVSSQRDAVDRLEGYRLALAEAGLDFDSRLVFEGDFNESAGIQAVEHWLGQGAALSAIFAANDQMAYGARLGLYRRGIRVPDDISLIGFDDLPASQFTLPPLTSVHQPLFEMGEQAARRVLRRLQAPDLPLEPPELPLTLSVRESVRYARPMSH; encoded by the coding sequence ATGCGGAGCGTGACCATCAAAGACATTGCCCGGGCTGCGGACGTTTCCATCAGCACCGTGTCGCGCACCCTGAACGGCTCCTCGGCTGTGGCAGAAGCCAAGCGCGCGCGGGTGCTGGCGGCGGCGGCGCAGCTGGGCTACGAGCCCAATGTGGCCGCGCAGGGTCTGGTGCGCGGGCGCTCCATGACCATTGGCGTGCTGACGCAGGACATCGCCAGCCCCTTTTACAACGAGGTGGCGCGCGGCATTGACGTGGGCTTTGCGGGCAGCGGCTACCAGCCCATCTTCGTGAACGGCCACTGGCAGATTCAGGATGAATCGGCGGCCATCACGGCCCTGACGCGGCGGCAGGTGGACGGATTGATCATCCTGGGCGGGCGGCTGGGCGACGGGCAACTGCGTGACCTGCACGCCCGCTTTCCCCTGGTGCTGGTGGGCCGCCGGGTGGCTGGGCTGGAAGCCGCCTGTCTGAGTGTGGACAACGTGCAGGGCGCTTTTCTGGCCACCAGCCACCTGATTCAGCTGGGCCACCGCCGCATTGGCCACATCACGGGGGTCTCGTCGCAGCGGGACGCGGTGGACCGCCTGGAAGGCTACCGGCTGGCACTGGCCGAGGCCGGGCTGGACTTTGATTCCCGCCTTGTCTTTGAGGGCGACTTCAACGAATCAGCCGGGATTCAGGCGGTGGAACACTGGCTGGGCCAGGGCGCCGCGCTCTCGGCCATCTTTGCCGCCAACGACCAGATGGCCTACGGCGCCCGGCTGGGGCTGTACCGGCGCGGCATCCGCGTGCCAGACGACATTTCACTGATCGGCTTTGACGACCTGCCCGCCTCGCAGTTCACCCTGCCTCCGCTGACCTCTGTTCACCAGCCTCTGTTCGAGATGGGGGAACAGGCGGCGCGCAGGGTGCTGCGCCGCCTGCAGGCCCCGGACCTTCCCCTGGAGCCGCCAGAACTGCCTCTCACCCTCAGCGTGCGCGAATCAGTGCGCTACGCCCGGCCCATGTCTCACTGA